In Haloplanus rubicundus, one DNA window encodes the following:
- the mutS gene encoding DNA mismatch repair protein MutS, whose protein sequence is MNADADTDADADGNASAVTGPPDGMVDARDDLTPMLSQYFERCAEYEDALLLFQNGDFYQTYCDAAEEVARVCELTLTQREDSTGTYPMAGIPVDNAATYVERLLDAGYRVAVAEQVERPEAASGLVDRAVTQVITPGTVVDDELLGTGTTNYVAAVTREGETRGVAAVDAATGECLVTSVGDEAGLYAELDRLAPAELLVGSDAAVDAAALAAAPMVTDHEAAAMDADAATETLSSYVARPDAVVAGDAERRACGAALAYAEWTQGDDGPLEYVTRIRRHDPRESLGLDSAAIRSLELFENRGAGASETLFDVLDDTACALGRRKLDGWLRRPLVDRDAIEARLDAVAALTDDALAREAIRDALRAVYDLERLAGRVSRGRADARDLRSLQATLDAVPAVLDGLADVDAESARLDELRERIDPVDDARDLIERAIRPDPPVEVTEGGVIREGFDDELDRLRETEREGRAWVAELEARERERTGIDSLSVGHNQVHGYYIEVTDPNLDRVPDDYTRRQTLKNAERFYTPELKRREDEILGAAERADTLEYERFREVRASVAAETDRIQAVADALAELDALAALAAVAVDQNYARPTFHDGGIDVEAGRHPVVEVTQDRFVPNDAELPPGSVSLVTGPNMSGKSTYMRQVALIAVLAQVGSFVPADAARLPVVDRVFTRVGASDDIAGGQSTFMREMSELTSILHEATPDSLVLLDEVGRGTSTADGRAIARATAEFLHDEVGATTLFATHYHDLTGLAEEYARVRNLHFAAERAEPRAAGSRPAADGDDVTFLHRVAEGPASSSYGVEVARMAGVPAPVVERSRALVDGAGPETNGHDEGVQVTLSGVGPDGVDRAADGDADADDEVDADLVATLREVDLARTTPIEALNLLADLQDRVDE, encoded by the coding sequence ATGAACGCGGACGCCGACACGGACGCCGACGCCGACGGGAACGCGAGCGCCGTCACCGGCCCACCCGACGGCATGGTCGACGCCCGCGACGACCTGACGCCGATGTTGAGTCAGTACTTCGAGCGCTGTGCGGAGTACGAGGACGCCCTCCTCCTCTTCCAGAACGGCGACTTCTACCAGACCTACTGCGACGCCGCCGAGGAGGTGGCGCGGGTGTGCGAACTCACGCTTACCCAGCGCGAGGACAGCACCGGCACCTACCCGATGGCGGGCATCCCCGTCGACAACGCCGCCACGTACGTCGAACGCTTGCTGGACGCGGGCTACCGCGTCGCCGTCGCGGAACAGGTCGAACGACCCGAGGCGGCGTCGGGCCTCGTCGACCGCGCGGTCACGCAGGTGATCACGCCGGGTACCGTCGTCGACGACGAGTTGCTGGGGACGGGGACGACAAACTACGTCGCGGCGGTGACCCGCGAGGGCGAGACCCGCGGCGTCGCGGCCGTCGACGCCGCCACCGGCGAGTGTCTGGTGACGAGCGTCGGCGACGAGGCCGGGCTGTACGCCGAACTCGACCGCCTCGCGCCCGCGGAACTGCTCGTCGGCTCCGACGCGGCCGTCGACGCCGCGGCGCTCGCCGCCGCGCCGATGGTGACCGACCACGAGGCGGCGGCGATGGACGCCGACGCCGCGACGGAGACGCTCTCGTCGTACGTCGCCCGGCCCGACGCGGTGGTCGCAGGCGACGCCGAGCGCCGGGCCTGCGGCGCCGCCCTCGCCTACGCCGAGTGGACGCAGGGCGACGACGGTCCTCTCGAATACGTCACGCGCATCCGCCGTCACGACCCGCGCGAGTCGCTAGGCCTCGATTCGGCGGCCATCCGGAGCCTCGAACTGTTCGAGAACCGGGGCGCCGGAGCGAGCGAGACGCTCTTCGACGTACTCGACGACACGGCCTGCGCGCTCGGCCGCCGGAAACTCGACGGCTGGCTCCGCCGACCGCTCGTCGACCGCGACGCTATCGAGGCGCGACTCGACGCCGTGGCGGCCCTCACAGACGACGCCCTCGCCCGCGAGGCGATCCGCGACGCGCTCCGGGCGGTGTACGACCTCGAACGCCTCGCCGGCCGGGTGTCCCGCGGCCGGGCGGACGCCCGCGACCTGCGTTCCCTGCAGGCGACGCTCGACGCCGTGCCCGCGGTGCTGGACGGGCTGGCCGACGTGGACGCCGAGTCGGCTCGCCTCGACGAGTTGCGCGAACGGATCGATCCCGTCGACGACGCCCGCGACCTGATCGAGCGGGCGATCCGCCCCGACCCGCCGGTCGAGGTGACCGAGGGCGGCGTGATCCGCGAGGGCTTCGACGACGAACTCGACCGACTCCGAGAGACCGAACGCGAGGGCCGGGCGTGGGTGGCCGAACTCGAAGCCCGCGAGCGGGAGCGAACCGGTATCGACTCCCTCTCGGTCGGTCACAATCAGGTCCACGGCTACTACATCGAGGTGACCGATCCCAACCTCGACCGGGTGCCCGACGACTACACGCGCCGGCAGACGTTGAAGAACGCCGAACGGTTCTACACGCCGGAGCTGAAGCGCCGCGAGGACGAGATTCTGGGAGCGGCCGAGCGGGCCGACACCCTAGAGTACGAGCGCTTCCGCGAGGTCCGGGCGTCGGTCGCGGCGGAGACGGACCGGATACAGGCGGTGGCGGACGCCCTCGCCGAACTCGATGCCCTCGCGGCGCTCGCGGCCGTCGCCGTCGACCAGAACTACGCGCGGCCGACGTTCCACGACGGGGGGATCGACGTCGAGGCGGGTCGGCACCCCGTCGTCGAGGTGACACAGGACCGCTTCGTCCCCAACGACGCGGAGTTGCCGCCCGGGAGCGTCAGCCTCGTCACCGGCCCGAACATGAGCGGGAAGTCGACGTATATGCGGCAGGTGGCGCTGATCGCCGTCCTCGCGCAGGTCGGGAGTTTCGTCCCCGCCGACGCCGCCCGCCTCCCCGTGGTCGACCGGGTGTTCACCCGCGTCGGCGCCAGCGACGACATCGCGGGCGGCCAGTCCACGTTCATGCGCGAGATGAGCGAACTCACCTCGATCCTCCACGAGGCGACGCCGGATTCCCTCGTTCTCCTGGACGAGGTGGGACGCGGCACCAGTACCGCGGACGGCCGCGCCATCGCCCGTGCCACCGCCGAGTTCCTCCACGACGAGGTGGGCGCGACGACGCTCTTTGCCACCCACTACCACGACCTGACGGGACTGGCCGAGGAGTACGCCCGGGTGCGGAACCTGCATTTCGCGGCCGAACGTGCGGAGCCACGCGCCGCGGGGAGTCGGCCGGCGGCCGACGGGGACGACGTGACCTTCCTCCACCGGGTCGCGGAGGGACCGGCCTCGTCGTCCTACGGCGTCGAGGTGGCGCGGATGGCCGGGGTGCCGGCTCCCGTCGTCGAGCGGTCGCGGGCGCTCGTCGACGGCGCCGGTCCCGAGACGAACGGGCACGACGAGGGGGTGCAGGTGACGCTTTCCGGCGTCGGCCCGGACGGGGTCGACAGGGCGGCGGACGGCGACGCGGACGCCGACGACGAAGTGGACGCCGACCTCGTCGCCACCCTCCGCGAAGTCGACCTCGCGCGGACGACGCCCATCGAGGCGTTGAACCTGCTGGCGGACCTGCAAGATCGGGTCGACGAATGA
- the mutL gene encoding DNA mismatch repair endonuclease MutL gives MRRLDRETVDRIAAGEVVTRPARVVEELVENALDAGAERIEIEVDGDGTERIRVADDGRGMSADEAELAVERHTTSKLPDCDLTAVETLGFRGEALASIADVARMTLTTNDGGPRGTSVHVDGAGPRSAGSRPAAGDDVTVDSAGRGRGTTVEVRDLFHNRPARVESLAAPATEFERISDRVAAYALLRPDVALSLEHDGRRVFATPGSGDAADAALSVYGREVARESTTVDATATATVGDEKATVELRGLLAYPSITRASADHVRIAVNGRPVSVPALRRAVERGYGSLLAGDRHPVVALAVSLPPWAVDPNVHPTKQTVALRAADAVAGVVEDAVSDALSTADLRRSADVAMDLDAALDPVDTAASALDDATVLGRFRDLYLLCEADDDLLVIDQHAAHERINYERLRAAVESEGVESVPLDPPATLSLSPGQVAAVESHADELERLGFDCEPFGGGTVRVRAVPAPLGRVAAPDTLESTLTALREGEDPNRRDELLADLACHPSLKAGDELTDDDAAALVERLGACEQPFACPHGRPTVLAIDEGHLARGFERHPRRG, from the coding sequence ATGAGGCGTCTAGATCGCGAGACGGTCGACCGCATCGCCGCCGGGGAAGTCGTGACCCGACCGGCCCGCGTCGTCGAAGAACTCGTCGAGAACGCCCTCGACGCCGGCGCGGAGCGAATCGAGATCGAGGTCGACGGCGACGGCACCGAGCGGATCCGCGTCGCCGACGACGGCCGGGGGATGAGCGCCGACGAGGCGGAACTGGCCGTCGAGCGCCACACCACGAGCAAGCTGCCCGACTGCGACCTGACGGCGGTCGAGACGCTCGGCTTCCGGGGCGAGGCGCTCGCCAGCATCGCGGACGTGGCCCGGATGACCCTGACGACGAACGACGGCGGCCCGCGGGGAACGTCGGTACACGTCGACGGGGCGGGACCACGTTCCGCGGGGAGCCGGCCTGCGGCCGGCGACGACGTGACCGTCGACTCCGCGGGGCGCGGTCGCGGGACGACCGTCGAGGTGCGCGACCTGTTCCACAACCGCCCGGCGCGAGTGGAGTCGCTGGCCGCGCCGGCGACGGAGTTCGAACGGATCAGCGACCGCGTGGCGGCCTACGCCCTTCTGCGTCCCGACGTTGCCCTCTCGCTCGAACACGACGGCCGGCGGGTGTTCGCTACGCCGGGATCGGGCGATGCCGCGGACGCGGCGCTGTCGGTCTACGGCCGGGAGGTGGCTCGCGAGAGCACGACGGTCGACGCGACGGCGACGGCGACGGTCGGCGACGAGAAGGCGACGGTCGAACTCCGTGGTCTGCTCGCCTACCCCTCGATCACCCGGGCGTCGGCCGACCACGTCCGGATCGCGGTCAACGGCCGCCCCGTCTCGGTGCCCGCGCTCCGTCGCGCGGTCGAACGCGGGTACGGCTCGCTCCTCGCCGGCGACCGCCACCCGGTCGTCGCCCTCGCCGTCTCGCTCCCGCCGTGGGCGGTCGATCCGAACGTCCACCCGACGAAGCAGACGGTGGCGCTCCGGGCGGCGGACGCCGTGGCGGGGGTGGTGGAAGACGCCGTTTCCGACGCGCTCTCGACGGCGGACCTCCGGCGGTCGGCGGACGTGGCGATGGATCTCGACGCGGCCCTCGATCCGGTCGACACCGCGGCGTCGGCGCTCGACGACGCGACGGTTCTCGGTCGCTTCCGCGACCTGTACTTACTCTGTGAGGCCGACGACGACCTGCTGGTGATCGATCAACACGCCGCCCACGAGCGGATCAACTACGAGCGTCTGCGGGCGGCCGTCGAGTCCGAGGGCGTCGAGTCGGTCCCCCTCGACCCGCCGGCGACGCTCTCGCTCTCGCCCGGCCAAGTCGCCGCCGTCGAATCCCACGCCGACGAGCTCGAACGCCTCGGCTTCGACTGTGAGCCCTTCGGTGGCGGCACCGTGCGCGTGCGGGCGGTGCCGGCGCCGCTGGGCCGAGTGGCGGCTCCAGACACGCTGGAGTCGACGCTGACCGCCCTTCGGGAGGGCGAAGACCCGAACCGGCGCGACGAACTCCTCGCGGACCTGGCCTGTCACCCGTCGCTGAAGGCGGGCGACGAACTCACCGACGACGACGCTGCGGCGCTCGTCGAGCGTCTCGGGGCGTGCGAGCAACCCTTCGCCTGCCCGCACGGACGGCCGACGGTCCTCGCCATCGACGAGGGACATCTCGCGCGCGGGTTCGAGCGACATCCGCGGCGTGGGTAG
- a CDS encoding PAS domain S-box protein: MTIEGNADEPMPAGDTPAKQFQYLERTADAVYTVDTEWTITFWDSQMAQRTGTDPDEVVGENLWDAFGDVIPPELEERYRTVMETGEPAEFDQYIPEPLDYWAEVRVFADESGLSVHSRDATERRARRSQLRKFERMVQHTGHAVFFTNVDGEIQYVNPSFERMTGYTSAEALGETPHLLTSGEHGDAFFADLWETILDGSTWNGEIVNERKDGTQFIANITIAPVTNDSGTVTNFVAIYDDITERKERERRLQTHELVVQAMNEVAFLVDGRKRIQFANQAVLDFADVSLEAITGLPIESFVEGVAAPDEDEQRFLNAVDSILTDEEPDVGEWIRERDGTETLSLEFELSFESVGRVVVEQRFVPVDLYDGERGVAIVSRDVTTRKEQEETIRTHLEQAQEISNVGSWHLDLEAEELYWSDECYRIFGIQPGQPMTYERFLSLVHPRDREDVEEAWSAALDGEPYEIEHRIVVDDEVKWVLETAEITFDEAGDPVKGIGVVQDITPQKTREKQIDASRQRYKTLLQSAPNPVFVVEANTGELIEANEAAETLRDQDRDEIIGLHQSQLHPPEEREKVRELFEDAVGKEEVWREYRDGSRIRAVTSTGETVPVEITVSTFQLPTGPVSYRVFRDVTEQIGREREIVEQKRRFESLFNSIRDPIVVTDTEGRITNCNPGFSRLFGYELDAIEGDSLATLLADDGELDTLLSAECASQDTLPRSWTVDYEKKSGQVFPGESSVSYLQDYEDSVIGFVDHIRDVSEREENRQQLRVMDRVLRHNIRNEMNVIMGRAEFIRAEGSSEIRSQAGEILETSEEFVELAAKQQKITTLLTESSERERYDVVPAVASAVSAVREQHPEATVSTTLPESCPVTATREVGRAVRELIDNAVTHSETVFPAVDLTVRRGDDVAEIEVSDNGPGIPDLEWRVLTREVEIGPLYHGSGLGLWLVNTIVRQSDGRLLVDENDAGGSTVTIVLRTG; encoded by the coding sequence ATGACGATAGAAGGGAACGCCGACGAACCGATGCCCGCCGGGGACACCCCGGCAAAGCAGTTCCAGTATCTCGAACGGACGGCCGACGCCGTATACACGGTCGACACCGAGTGGACGATAACGTTCTGGGACAGCCAGATGGCGCAACGAACTGGGACCGATCCCGACGAAGTCGTTGGCGAAAACCTCTGGGACGCGTTCGGCGACGTGATTCCCCCCGAGCTGGAAGAGCGGTACCGGACCGTGATGGAGACCGGCGAGCCCGCCGAATTCGACCAGTACATTCCCGAGCCACTCGACTACTGGGCCGAGGTCCGGGTCTTTGCGGACGAGAGCGGACTCTCGGTACACTCGCGGGACGCGACCGAGCGGAGGGCACGACGGAGCCAGTTACGCAAGTTCGAACGGATGGTTCAACACACCGGGCACGCCGTCTTCTTCACGAACGTGGACGGCGAGATCCAGTACGTGAATCCGTCGTTCGAACGGATGACCGGATACACGTCCGCCGAGGCACTCGGCGAGACGCCTCACCTGCTCACGTCCGGAGAGCACGGAGATGCGTTTTTTGCCGACCTGTGGGAGACCATTCTGGACGGCAGCACCTGGAACGGGGAGATCGTGAACGAGCGCAAGGACGGAACGCAGTTTATCGCCAACATCACCATCGCGCCGGTGACGAACGACTCGGGGACCGTGACCAACTTCGTCGCCATCTACGACGACATTACCGAACGGAAAGAGCGGGAAAGACGCCTCCAGACCCACGAACTCGTCGTACAGGCGATGAACGAGGTGGCGTTTCTCGTCGACGGCCGGAAGCGGATCCAGTTTGCCAATCAGGCGGTGCTGGACTTTGCAGACGTCTCGCTGGAGGCGATCACGGGGCTGCCGATCGAATCGTTCGTCGAGGGGGTAGCGGCGCCGGACGAGGACGAACAACGGTTCCTGAACGCCGTCGATTCGATCCTGACGGACGAGGAACCGGACGTCGGGGAGTGGATTCGAGAACGCGATGGGACGGAAACGTTGAGCCTCGAGTTCGAGCTTTCCTTCGAGTCGGTCGGCCGCGTCGTGGTCGAGCAGCGATTCGTCCCCGTCGACCTCTACGATGGCGAGCGTGGCGTCGCGATCGTTTCGAGGGACGTCACGACTCGCAAGGAGCAAGAGGAGACTATTCGGACACACCTAGAGCAGGCACAGGAGATCAGTAACGTAGGGAGCTGGCATCTGGATCTCGAAGCGGAGGAGCTGTACTGGTCGGACGAATGCTACCGAATCTTCGGCATTCAGCCCGGTCAGCCGATGACGTACGAGCGGTTTCTATCGTTGGTACATCCTCGTGATCGCGAGGACGTCGAGGAGGCCTGGAGCGCCGCGCTGGACGGAGAACCCTACGAAATCGAACACAGGATCGTCGTGGACGACGAGGTCAAGTGGGTGCTGGAGACGGCGGAGATCACGTTCGACGAAGCCGGAGACCCGGTCAAAGGGATCGGCGTGGTCCAAGACATCACCCCACAGAAAACGCGTGAAAAGCAGATCGACGCGAGCAGACAGCGGTACAAGACGCTCCTCCAGAGCGCGCCGAACCCCGTCTTCGTCGTCGAGGCGAACACCGGTGAGTTGATCGAAGCGAACGAGGCCGCGGAGACGCTGCGCGATCAGGATCGGGACGAGATCATCGGTCTACACCAGTCACAGCTCCACCCCCCCGAAGAGCGGGAGAAGGTCCGAGAACTGTTCGAGGACGCAGTGGGGAAAGAGGAGGTGTGGCGGGAGTATCGAGATGGCTCACGAATCCGTGCAGTCACGTCGACGGGCGAGACGGTTCCGGTAGAGATCACGGTCAGCACGTTCCAACTCCCCACGGGGCCCGTCAGCTACAGGGTTTTCAGAGACGTGACGGAACAGATAGGACGCGAACGCGAGATCGTCGAGCAGAAACGCCGGTTCGAGTCGTTGTTCAACAGCATCCGGGATCCGATCGTCGTGACGGATACCGAGGGGCGGATTACGAACTGCAATCCGGGGTTCAGCCGGCTGTTCGGCTACGAGTTGGACGCGATCGAGGGCGACTCACTCGCCACGCTCCTCGCCGACGACGGAGAGCTGGACACCCTCCTGTCTGCGGAGTGTGCGAGTCAGGACACCCTTCCCCGTTCCTGGACGGTAGACTACGAAAAGAAGTCGGGGCAGGTGTTCCCCGGGGAGTCGAGCGTGTCCTACTTGCAGGATTACGAGGACAGCGTGATCGGCTTCGTCGATCACATCCGGGACGTTTCCGAGCGGGAAGAGAACCGTCAGCAACTGCGGGTCATGGACCGCGTTCTCCGTCATAACATACGGAACGAGATGAACGTGATCATGGGCCGTGCCGAGTTCATTCGAGCCGAAGGGTCGAGCGAGATTCGGTCGCAGGCTGGAGAAATTCTCGAAACCAGTGAGGAGTTCGTCGAGCTGGCAGCCAAACAGCAGAAGATCACGACGCTGCTAACGGAGTCGTCGGAACGGGAACGGTACGACGTCGTGCCGGCAGTGGCGTCCGCGGTCTCGGCGGTTCGGGAGCAGCATCCGGAGGCGACGGTGAGTACGACGCTTCCCGAGAGCTGTCCGGTGACGGCGACTCGCGAAGTCGGACGAGCGGTTCGAGAGTTGATCGACAACGCGGTAACGCATTCGGAGACGGTCTTTCCTGCGGTCGATCTCACCGTTCGACGTGGGGACGACGTCGCCGAAATCGAAGTGAGCGACAACGGACCCGGAATCCCCGATCTGGAGTGGAGGGTCTTGACTCGCGAGGTAGAGATCGGTCCGTTGTACCACGGGAGCGGTCTCGGTCTGTGGCTCGTCAATACGATCGTCCGACAGTCGGACGGTCGGTTGCTAGTCGACGAGAACGATGCTGGGGGGAGTACGGTAACGATCGTCCTTCGGACGGGATGA
- a CDS encoding 5,10-methylenetetrahydromethanopterin reductase: MFGIELTPEHPLDRVVDLGTAAEAAGYDTIFVSSHYNNRSPFAALSWLAAATDEIRLGPGVVNPLERHPVTLAGEVATVAEASDGRAVFGIGPGDPSTLGNLGLADDRGLRPVLEAFKVAQRLWEGERVSHDGTFQATDAGLNFDVPTPIPTYVGGEGPHMCKMAAKHADGLLYNGSHPADLRWAREQVDEGLDDRLDGLGEFDLAAYASVSVADDGEAAREAARPPVAFIAAGSPPPVLQRHGIDADRADEVGDAISAGDFSDAFDLVTPAMIDAFCAAGTVDEVAERLADVLEYADSVVVGSPLGPDLDAAIDLAAEAHDRAQD, encoded by the coding sequence ATGTTCGGAATCGAACTCACGCCCGAGCATCCGCTCGATCGAGTGGTCGACCTCGGCACGGCCGCGGAGGCCGCGGGCTACGACACCATCTTCGTCTCCAGTCACTACAACAACCGCTCGCCCTTCGCCGCCCTCTCGTGGCTCGCGGCGGCGACCGACGAGATTCGGCTGGGACCGGGCGTCGTCAACCCCCTCGAACGCCACCCGGTGACGCTCGCGGGCGAGGTGGCCACCGTCGCCGAGGCCAGCGACGGCCGCGCCGTCTTCGGCATCGGGCCGGGTGACCCCTCGACGCTCGGCAACCTCGGCCTCGCGGACGACCGGGGGCTCCGCCCCGTGCTGGAGGCGTTCAAAGTCGCCCAGCGGCTCTGGGAGGGAGAGCGCGTCAGCCACGACGGCACGTTCCAGGCGACCGACGCCGGCCTCAACTTCGACGTGCCGACGCCCATCCCGACCTACGTCGGCGGCGAGGGACCGCACATGTGCAAGATGGCGGCCAAACACGCCGACGGCCTGCTGTACAACGGCTCCCACCCCGCCGACCTGCGTTGGGCGCGCGAGCAGGTGGACGAGGGGCTCGACGACCGCCTCGACGGCCTCGGCGAGTTCGACCTCGCGGCCTACGCGAGCGTCAGCGTCGCCGACGACGGCGAGGCGGCCCGCGAGGCCGCGCGGCCCCCCGTCGCGTTCATCGCCGCCGGCTCGCCCCCGCCGGTCCTGCAGCGTCACGGCATCGACGCCGACCGCGCCGACGAGGTCGGCGACGCCATCTCGGCCGGCGACTTCTCGGACGCCTTCGACCTCGTGACCCCCGCCATGATCGACGCCTTCTGTGCCGCGGGGACGGTCGACGAGGTGGCCGAGCGCCTCGCAGACGTACTGGAGTACGCCGACAGCGTCGTCGTCGGGTCACCGCTCGGACCGGATCTCGACGCCGCGATCGACCTCGCGGCCGAAGCGCACGACCGGGCGCAGGACTAG
- a CDS encoding HAMP domain-containing methyl-accepting chemotaxis protein — protein sequence MIDRVKLDSFDLRAKLILAFVLVATLVAVTGAIGYTSVATVDDEAHRIADDGEKMDAAAQLIVAIEQQQGAVQAAQLGEESTQQEFEQATQLFDEQARQLEATELTPQQEEQFATLESQHEEYDALASEFFEARAAGDDALAARKADEMAALVSQMEENAHAIEQSSRADMEAQVAVADSTTRTAQLEIVGLTIGAFALAVVVGLFVARRITSPVTQLSEAAIAASNGDLDTDLDEHAEDDELGRMVDAFTEMQTNLRGVFDELGAVSRNLETGELERDIETDYPGTYGDLMERLDSGTDQLTASFDEIQQASESLGHGQLDQSIATDRPGRYGAVLDSLDAGATRLSESFAQITAASEGLKTGRLDQHIETEQPGQYGIVLENIDEGTTKLSESFEQIATASEGLEAGDLDERLRTDYPGQYGDVLTSLEEGLQQMSESVAAVQEIADEVATASEDVANSTEEIEQASEEVATSVEEISQGADEQSENLRQVASEMNEMSATVEEIASSSEEVASTATTAVERSETGQAYAAEATEEIEAIEVQADEATAQVETLDEKMDEIGEIVEMITDIADQTNMLALNASIEAARAGEAGEGFAVVASEIKSLAEEVADATTDIERRITAIQSTTAETVDGMETMSERVERGAETIDDAIETFDEIADAVREAETGVREISEATDDQAASSEEVVAMVDEVSSVSQQTAAEASNVSAATEEQTASLSEVAENVQDLSQLSETLHDQVSTFEIRGSGAGEIADVAGSATRSSVHADGSGYSTPEGGAD from the coding sequence ATGATAGACAGAGTGAAACTCGACAGTTTCGATCTGCGGGCCAAACTGATCCTCGCGTTCGTACTGGTGGCCACGCTGGTTGCCGTCACGGGCGCGATCGGATACACGTCGGTCGCTACCGTCGACGACGAAGCCCACCGCATCGCGGACGACGGCGAAAAGATGGACGCAGCCGCGCAACTGATCGTCGCCATCGAACAACAGCAGGGCGCGGTACAGGCCGCCCAACTCGGCGAGGAAAGCACACAGCAGGAGTTCGAGCAGGCGACCCAGCTGTTCGACGAACAGGCACGCCAGCTCGAAGCGACGGAGCTGACGCCACAGCAGGAAGAACAGTTCGCGACGCTCGAATCACAACACGAGGAGTACGACGCTCTCGCGAGCGAGTTTTTCGAAGCGAGAGCGGCGGGTGACGATGCACTCGCTGCACGGAAAGCCGACGAAATGGCGGCGTTAGTGTCACAGATGGAGGAGAACGCACACGCCATCGAGCAGTCGTCACGGGCGGATATGGAAGCACAGGTAGCGGTCGCCGATAGCACGACACGGACGGCACAGCTGGAGATCGTCGGGTTGACGATCGGCGCGTTCGCCCTCGCAGTCGTCGTCGGGCTGTTCGTCGCCCGTCGCATCACGTCCCCCGTCACGCAGCTATCCGAAGCGGCTATCGCCGCCAGTAACGGCGATCTGGATACGGATCTCGACGAGCACGCCGAAGACGACGAACTCGGTCGGATGGTCGACGCGTTCACCGAGATGCAGACGAATCTGCGGGGCGTCTTCGACGAACTCGGCGCCGTCAGCCGGAACCTCGAAACCGGGGAGCTGGAGCGGGATATCGAAACCGACTACCCCGGCACCTACGGGGACCTCATGGAGCGCCTCGATTCGGGCACCGATCAACTCACCGCCAGTTTCGACGAGATACAGCAGGCGAGTGAGTCCCTCGGTCACGGTCAACTCGATCAGTCGATCGCGACGGATCGACCGGGTCGGTACGGGGCTGTGCTCGACAGTCTCGACGCCGGCGCCACCCGCCTTTCGGAGAGCTTTGCCCAGATAACGGCCGCGAGCGAGGGCCTGAAAACCGGTCGACTCGACCAGCACATCGAGACGGAGCAGCCGGGCCAGTACGGCATCGTACTCGAAAACATCGACGAGGGAACGACCAAACTATCCGAAAGCTTCGAGCAGATCGCGACCGCCAGCGAGGGACTCGAAGCCGGCGACCTCGACGAGCGTCTCCGGACCGACTACCCCGGGCAGTACGGCGACGTCCTCACGAGTCTCGAAGAGGGGCTCCAGCAGATGAGCGAGAGCGTCGCGGCCGTACAGGAGATCGCCGACGAGGTCGCCACCGCCAGCGAAGACGTCGCGAACAGCACGGAGGAGATCGAACAGGCCAGTGAGGAAGTCGCGACCTCGGTCGAAGAGATCTCGCAAGGGGCGGACGAACAGAGTGAGAACTTGCGACAGGTCGCGAGCGAGATGAACGAGATGTCGGCGACCGTCGAGGAGATCGCGTCTTCGTCGGAGGAAGTCGCCTCGACCGCCACGACGGCCGTCGAGCGGAGTGAAACGGGCCAAGCGTACGCCGCCGAAGCGACCGAGGAGATCGAGGCGATCGAAGTGCAGGCCGACGAAGCCACAGCACAGGTGGAAACGCTCGACGAGAAGATGGACGAGATCGGCGAGATCGTCGAGATGATCACCGACATCGCCGACCAGACGAACATGCTCGCGTTGAACGCCTCGATCGAGGCGGCGCGTGCGGGTGAGGCCGGTGAAGGGTTCGCCGTCGTCGCGAGCGAGATCAAGAGTCTCGCGGAGGAGGTCGCCGATGCGACGACCGACATCGAACGGCGCATCACCGCCATTCAGTCGACGACGGCCGAGACCGTCGACGGGATGGAGACGATGAGCGAGCGCGTCGAACGGGGAGCGGAGACCATCGACGACGCGATCGAGACGTTCGACGAGATCGCCGACGCGGTCCGAGAGGCGGAGACGGGCGTTCGGGAGATCAGTGAGGCGACCGACGATCAGGCAGCCTCGTCGGAGGAAGTCGTCGCGATGGTAGACGAGGTGTCGAGCGTGAGCCAACAGACTGCGGCGGAGGCGAGCAACGTCTCCGCCGCCACCGAAGAGCAGACCGCGTCGCTCTCGGAAGTCGCCGAGAACGTCCAGGATCTCTCACAGCTCTCCGAGACGCTCCACGATCAGGTCTCGACGTTCGAGATTCGGGGTAGCGGCGCCGGAGAGATTGCGGACGTGGCTGGTTCTGCAACCCGGTCGTCGGTTCACGCGGACGGGAGCGGGTACTCGACGCCCGAGGGCGGGGCGGACTAA
- a CDS encoding DUF7573 domain-containing protein, with amino-acid sequence MSDRSLDEFVAASAGSDGTDDGDDAHADPSVPTMRWSADGAACGVCGVVVSRRWRDGEAPRASGSRPSADATFVCADCKEW; translated from the coding sequence GTGTCCGACCGCTCACTCGACGAGTTCGTCGCCGCGTCGGCGGGGAGCGACGGGACCGACGACGGCGACGACGCCCACGCCGACCCCAGCGTCCCGACGATGCGGTGGTCGGCCGACGGCGCGGCCTGCGGCGTCTGCGGGGTCGTCGTCTCGCGGCGGTGGCGGGACGGGGAGGCGCCACGCGCCTCCGGAAGTCGGCCGTCGGCCGACGCCACCTTCGTCTGTGCCGACTGCAAGGAGTGGTAG